One part of the Streptomyces lydicus genome encodes these proteins:
- a CDS encoding MraY family glycosyltransferase, which translates to MGQPVREYLLTLCVTAAVTYLLTGPVRKFAIAAGAMPEIRARDVHREPTPRLGGIAMFGGLCAGLLVASHLTNLKSVFESSNEPRALLSGAALIWILGVLDDKWGVDALVKLGGQMIAAGVMVLQGLTILWIPIPGVGTVSLTPMQGTLLTVALVVITINAVNFVDGLDGLASGMVCIAAAAFFMYAYRMWFGYGIEAAAPATLFSVVLMGMCLGFLPHNMHPARIFMGDSGSMLIGLVMAAGAVSVTGQVDPDLLNQKAGGLREATHAMVPVYIPLLLPLTVIAVPVADLILAIVRRTWKGQSPFAADRGHLHHRLLEIGHSHSRAVLIMYFWSALIAFGAVAYSVNNASMWIVLGIVLLSAVGLVLLLLPRFSPRAPRWAERMVPPRYRRVVRTVLVPPADRVEDAPEAAEGECEPVPAGINGATAIGDRSRFVDHRRAGSHH; encoded by the coding sequence ATGGGGCAGCCCGTGCGTGAATACCTGCTGACGCTGTGCGTCACGGCCGCGGTCACCTACCTGCTGACCGGGCCGGTGCGGAAGTTCGCGATCGCGGCCGGTGCGATGCCGGAGATCCGCGCGCGTGATGTGCACCGCGAACCGACACCGCGGCTCGGCGGTATCGCCATGTTCGGCGGGCTGTGCGCCGGCCTGCTCGTCGCCTCGCACCTGACCAACCTCAAGAGCGTCTTCGAGAGCTCCAACGAGCCGCGGGCGCTGCTGTCGGGCGCCGCGCTGATCTGGATCCTCGGCGTGCTGGACGACAAGTGGGGCGTGGACGCCCTGGTCAAGCTGGGCGGCCAGATGATCGCCGCGGGTGTGATGGTCCTCCAGGGCCTGACCATCCTGTGGATCCCGATCCCGGGCGTCGGCACGGTCTCGCTGACCCCCATGCAGGGCACCCTGCTGACCGTCGCGCTGGTCGTGATCACCATCAACGCGGTGAACTTCGTCGACGGCCTGGACGGCCTGGCCTCCGGCATGGTGTGCATCGCCGCCGCCGCGTTCTTCATGTACGCGTACCGGATGTGGTTCGGCTACGGCATCGAGGCGGCCGCGCCCGCCACGCTGTTCTCGGTCGTGCTGATGGGCATGTGCCTGGGCTTCCTGCCGCACAACATGCACCCGGCGCGGATCTTCATGGGTGACTCGGGCTCGATGCTGATCGGCCTGGTCATGGCGGCCGGCGCGGTCTCGGTGACCGGCCAGGTCGACCCGGACCTGCTCAACCAGAAGGCGGGCGGTCTGCGGGAGGCCACCCACGCGATGGTGCCGGTCTACATCCCCCTGCTGCTGCCGCTGACGGTCATCGCGGTGCCGGTCGCCGACCTGATCCTGGCGATCGTGCGCCGTACGTGGAAGGGCCAGTCGCCGTTCGCGGCCGACCGCGGGCACCTCCACCACCGGCTGCTGGAGATCGGGCACTCGCACAGCCGAGCAGTGCTGATCATGTACTTCTGGTCGGCGCTGATCGCCTTCGGTGCGGTCGCCTACTCGGTGAACAACGCGAGCATGTGGATCGTGCTGGGCATCGTGCTGCTGAGCGCGGTGGGCCTGGTGCTGCTCCTGCTGCCGCGCTTCTCGCCGCGCGCGCCGCGCTGGGCCGAGCGGATGGTGCCGCCCCGCTACCGCAGGGTCGTACGCACGGTCCTGGTGCCGCCGGCGGACCGCGTCGAGGACGCTCCGGAGGCGGCCGAGGGGGAGTGCGAGCCGGTTCCCGCGGGCATCAACGGTGCCACCGCGATCGGCGACCGGTCACGCTTCGTCGACCACCGCAGGGCGGGCAGTCACCACTGA
- the glyA gene encoding serine hydroxymethyltransferase: MPATTASPRSESSTSGVPAAEAAPATAAPVADADRSPEERARAAAREGVTRPAGAPDFAALLRQDPEIAGVLLGESARQSDGLQLIAAENFTSPAVLAALGSPLGNKYAEGYPGARHHGGCEIVDLAERIAVERAKALFGAEHANVQSHSGSSAVLAAYAALLRPGDTVLAMSLPHGGHLTHGSPANFSGRWFDFAGYGVDEETGLLDYDAIRELARARRPKAIVCGSISYPRHIDYAAFRDIADETGAYLIADVAHPLGLIAGGAAPSPVPYAHVVCGTTHKVLRGPRGGLILCGERLAERIDRAVFPFTQGGAQMNAVAAKAVAFAEAATPAFAGYAHQVVANARALAEALAGQGLTITTGGTDTHLITADPAPLGMDARTARGRLAAAGIVLDTCALPCEDEPAARRTGIRLGTAAVTTQGMGEDEMAAIAGLMAAALREEGAAARAATVTLVHAFPPYPDQG, translated from the coding sequence ATGCCCGCCACCACCGCATCACCCCGCAGCGAGTCCTCGACCAGCGGTGTTCCGGCCGCCGAGGCCGCCCCCGCCACCGCCGCCCCCGTAGCCGACGCCGACCGGTCGCCGGAGGAGCGGGCCCGGGCCGCCGCCCGGGAGGGCGTCACCCGCCCCGCGGGCGCGCCGGACTTCGCCGCGCTGCTGCGCCAGGACCCCGAGATCGCCGGCGTACTGCTCGGTGAGAGCGCCCGTCAGAGCGACGGACTCCAGCTGATCGCCGCGGAGAACTTCACCTCACCGGCCGTGCTGGCCGCGCTCGGCTCCCCGCTGGGCAACAAATACGCCGAGGGCTATCCCGGCGCCCGGCACCACGGCGGCTGCGAGATCGTCGACCTCGCCGAGCGGATCGCGGTGGAGCGCGCCAAGGCCCTTTTCGGCGCCGAACACGCCAACGTCCAGTCCCACTCCGGGTCTTCGGCCGTGCTGGCCGCCTACGCCGCCCTGCTGCGCCCCGGAGACACCGTTCTGGCCATGTCGCTGCCCCACGGCGGGCACCTCACCCACGGCTCGCCCGCCAACTTCTCCGGCCGCTGGTTCGACTTCGCCGGCTACGGCGTCGACGAGGAGACCGGGCTGCTGGACTACGACGCGATCCGCGAGCTGGCCCGCGCCCGCCGCCCCAAGGCGATCGTCTGCGGCTCGATCTCCTACCCCCGCCACATCGACTACGCCGCCTTCCGCGACATCGCCGACGAGACCGGCGCGTACCTGATCGCGGACGTCGCGCACCCGCTGGGGCTGATCGCCGGGGGAGCGGCGCCCAGCCCCGTCCCGTACGCCCATGTGGTGTGCGGCACCACCCACAAGGTGCTGCGCGGGCCGCGCGGCGGGCTGATCCTGTGCGGCGAGCGGCTCGCCGAGCGGATCGACCGTGCCGTGTTCCCGTTCACCCAGGGAGGTGCGCAGATGAACGCGGTCGCCGCCAAGGCCGTCGCCTTCGCGGAGGCCGCCACGCCCGCCTTCGCCGGGTACGCCCACCAGGTCGTCGCCAACGCCCGGGCGCTCGCCGAGGCGCTCGCCGGGCAGGGCCTGACGATCACCACCGGCGGCACCGACACCCACCTGATCACCGCCGACCCCGCCCCCCTCGGCATGGACGCGCGCACCGCGCGGGGCCGGCTGGCGGCCGCCGGGATCGTGCTGGACACCTGCGCGCTGCCCTGCGAGGACGAGCCCGCCGCCCGCCGGACCGGAATCCGGCTGGGCACCGCCGCGGTGACGACGCAGGGGATGGGCGAGGACGAGATGGCCGCGATCGCCGGACTGATGGCGGCGGCGCTGCGGGAGGAGGGCGCGGCGGCCCGCGCCGCGACGGTCACTTTGGTCCACGCTTTTCCGCCATATCCGGACCAGGGGTGA
- a CDS encoding protein-tyrosine-phosphatase, which translates to MAPLGRGIAGPGDDNPLPPAPPAPLFRILHVSTGNVCRSPITERLHRHALALRLGGEHSGGLVVESAGTWGHEGAPMEAHAATVLTDYGADPAGFLGRELLDEHVIRADLVLTATRDHRAQVISMGHSAGLRTFTLKEFNRLVRAIDPATLPDPDPARPDGGLVERARALVGAAAALRGWLLAPNPESDEVYDPYGAPITFFRSIGDEINQALDPVVTALTGVPARA; encoded by the coding sequence ATGGCGCCCCTGGGGCGTGGCATAGCGGGACCCGGCGACGACAACCCCCTTCCCCCCGCACCCCCTGCACCGCTGTTCCGGATCCTGCACGTCAGCACCGGCAACGTCTGCCGCTCGCCGATCACCGAGCGGCTGCACCGCCATGCCCTGGCACTGCGACTCGGCGGGGAGCACAGCGGGGGCCTGGTCGTGGAGAGCGCCGGCACCTGGGGCCATGAGGGCGCCCCGATGGAGGCGCACGCCGCGACCGTGCTCACGGACTACGGCGCCGACCCGGCCGGCTTCCTCGGCCGGGAACTGCTCGACGAGCACGTCATCCGCGCCGACCTGGTGCTCACCGCCACCCGCGACCACCGCGCCCAGGTCATCTCCATGGGCCACTCCGCGGGGCTGCGCACCTTCACCCTCAAGGAGTTCAACCGGCTGGTACGGGCCATAGACCCGGCCACGCTGCCCGACCCCGACCCGGCGCGGCCGGACGGCGGGCTGGTCGAGCGGGCCCGGGCGCTGGTGGGCGCCGCCGCGGCGCTGCGCGGCTGGCTGCTGGCGCCCAACCCGGAGTCCGACGAGGTCTACGACCCCTACGGAGCCCCCATCACCTTCTTCCGCTCCATCGGCGACGAGATCAACCAGGCGCTGGACCCGGTCGTCACCGCCCTGACGGGGGTCCCGGCGCGGGCGTAG
- a CDS encoding L-threonylcarbamoyladenylate synthase translates to MARRYDCSDATDRATGLREAASAVRRGELVVLPTDTVYGIGADAFSAEAVGDLLEAKGRGRGMPSPVLVGSPNTLHGLVTDFSEQAWELVDAFWPGALTLVAKHQPSLTWDLGETRGTVAVRMPLHPVAIELLTEFGPMAVSSANLTGHPSPQDCDAAQEMLGDSVSVYLDGGPTPAAVPSSIVDVTGKIPVLLREGALSAAELRKVVPELEVAN, encoded by the coding sequence ATGGCACGGCGATACGACTGCAGCGACGCGACCGACCGCGCCACCGGTCTGCGCGAGGCCGCCTCGGCCGTCCGCCGCGGTGAGCTGGTCGTGCTGCCGACCGACACCGTCTACGGCATCGGCGCGGACGCCTTCAGCGCCGAGGCCGTCGGCGACCTGCTGGAGGCCAAGGGCCGCGGCCGGGGCATGCCCTCCCCGGTCCTCGTCGGATCCCCCAACACCCTGCACGGCCTGGTCACCGACTTCTCCGAGCAGGCGTGGGAACTGGTCGACGCCTTCTGGCCCGGCGCGCTCACCCTCGTCGCCAAGCACCAGCCGTCGCTGACCTGGGACCTCGGCGAGACCCGCGGCACGGTCGCGGTGCGGATGCCGCTGCACCCCGTCGCGATCGAGCTGCTCACCGAGTTCGGCCCGATGGCCGTCTCCAGCGCCAACCTGACCGGCCACCCCTCCCCGCAGGACTGCGACGCGGCCCAGGAGATGCTGGGCGACTCGGTCTCCGTCTACCTCGACGGCGGCCCGACGCCCGCCGCCGTGCCGTCGTCGATCGTCGACGTCACCGGAAAGATCCCCGTGCTGCTGCGCGAGGGCGCGCTCAGCGCGGCGGAGCTGCGCAAGGTGGTACCCGAGCTCGAGGTGGCCAATTGA
- the prmC gene encoding peptide chain release factor N(5)-glutamine methyltransferase: MNLLLAEVAQATQRLADAGVPSPRFDAEELAAHVHGVKRSQLHTVPDADFDARYWEAIARREAREPLQHITGRAFFRYLELHVGPGVFVPRPETESVVGWAIDAVRAMDVVEPLIVDLCTGSGAIALALAQEVPRSRVHAVELSEEALDYARKNVEGSRVVLHHGDALTALPELDGQVDLVVSNPPYIPLTEWEYVAPEARDHDPELALFSGQDGLDTIRGIERTAHRLLRPGGVVVIEHADTQGGQVPWIFTEERGWADAADHPDLNNRPRFATARRATP, from the coding sequence GTGAACCTGCTGCTCGCCGAGGTGGCCCAGGCCACCCAGCGGCTGGCCGACGCCGGCGTGCCCTCACCCCGCTTCGACGCCGAGGAGCTCGCCGCGCACGTGCACGGCGTCAAGCGGAGCCAGCTGCACACGGTCCCCGACGCGGACTTCGACGCCCGCTACTGGGAGGCCATCGCCCGCCGTGAGGCCCGCGAACCGCTCCAGCACATCACCGGCCGGGCGTTCTTCCGCTACCTCGAACTCCACGTCGGCCCGGGGGTGTTCGTGCCCCGCCCGGAGACCGAGTCGGTGGTCGGCTGGGCGATAGACGCCGTACGGGCCATGGACGTCGTCGAGCCGCTGATCGTCGACCTGTGCACCGGCTCCGGGGCGATCGCGCTGGCGCTGGCGCAGGAGGTGCCGCGCTCGCGGGTGCACGCCGTGGAGCTGTCCGAGGAGGCCCTGGACTACGCCCGCAAGAACGTCGAGGGGTCCCGCGTCGTTCTCCATCACGGCGACGCGCTGACCGCGCTTCCCGAACTGGACGGGCAGGTGGACCTGGTCGTCTCCAACCCGCCGTACATCCCGCTGACCGAGTGGGAGTACGTCGCCCCCGAGGCCCGCGACCACGACCCGGAGCTGGCGCTGTTCTCGGGCCAGGACGGCCTGGACACCATCCGTGGCATCGAGCGGACCGCACACCGCCTGCTGCGGCCCGGTGGCGTGGTCGTCATCGAGCACGCCGACACCCAGGGCGGACAGGTGCCGTGGATCTTCACCGAGGAGCGGGGCTGGGCCGACGCGGCCGACCACCCCGACCTGAACAACAGGCCCCGTTTCGCCACCGCGCGCCGGGCGACGCCATGA
- the prfA gene encoding peptide chain release factor 1 produces MFEAVEELIGEHADLEKRLADPAVHADQREAMRLNKRYAELTPIITTYRDWKQTGDDIETAREFAADDPDFADEAKELDVRREELTEKLRLLLVPRDPSDDKDVILEVKAGEGGEESALFAGDLLRMYLRYAERVGWKTEILDANESDLGGYKDVQVAVKTKGGGGATEPGQGVWARLKYEGGVHRVQRVPATESQGRIHTSAAGVLVTPEAEEVEVEIIANDLRIDVYRSSGPGGQSVNTTDSAVRITHLPTGIVVSCQNEKSQLQNKEQAMRILRSRLLAAAQEEAEREASDARRSQVRTVDRSERIRTYNFPENRISDHRVGFKAYNLDQVLDGELDPVIQACVDADSAAKLAAAQ; encoded by the coding sequence ATGTTCGAGGCGGTCGAGGAACTGATCGGCGAGCACGCCGATCTCGAGAAGCGGCTGGCCGACCCCGCGGTCCACGCCGACCAGCGCGAGGCCATGCGGCTCAACAAGCGCTACGCCGAGCTGACCCCGATCATCACGACGTACCGCGACTGGAAGCAGACCGGCGACGACATCGAGACCGCGCGCGAATTCGCCGCGGACGACCCGGACTTCGCCGACGAGGCCAAGGAGCTCGACGTCCGCCGCGAGGAGCTCACCGAGAAGCTGCGGCTGCTGCTCGTCCCGCGCGACCCCAGCGACGACAAGGACGTCATCCTCGAGGTCAAGGCCGGTGAGGGCGGCGAGGAGTCCGCGCTGTTCGCCGGCGACCTGCTGCGGATGTACCTGCGCTACGCCGAGCGGGTCGGCTGGAAGACCGAGATCCTCGACGCCAACGAGTCCGACCTCGGCGGCTACAAGGACGTCCAGGTCGCCGTGAAGACCAAGGGCGGGGGCGGCGCCACCGAGCCCGGCCAGGGCGTCTGGGCGCGGCTGAAGTACGAGGGCGGGGTGCACCGCGTCCAGCGCGTGCCCGCCACCGAGTCGCAGGGCCGCATCCACACCTCCGCGGCCGGTGTGCTGGTCACCCCCGAGGCCGAGGAGGTCGAGGTCGAGATCATCGCCAACGACCTGCGGATCGACGTCTACCGCTCGTCGGGTCCCGGCGGCCAGTCCGTCAACACCACCGACTCCGCGGTGCGCATCACCCACCTGCCGACCGGCATCGTCGTCTCCTGCCAGAACGAGAAGAGCCAGCTCCAGAACAAGGAGCAGGCGATGCGTATCCTGCGCTCCCGGCTGCTGGCCGCCGCCCAGGAGGAGGCCGAGCGCGAGGCGTCCGACGCCCGCCGCAGCCAGGTCCGCACCGTCGACCGCTCCGAGCGCATCCGTACGTACAACTTCCCGGAAAACCGGATCTCGGACCACCGGGTCGGCTTCAAGGCGTACAACTTGGACCAGGTGCTCGACGGCGAGCTGGACCCGGTCATCCAGGCGTGCGTAGACGCCGACTCGGCAGCCAAGCTCGCCGCCGCCCAGTAA
- the rpmE gene encoding 50S ribosomal protein L31, with amino-acid sequence MKRDIHPEYVETQVSCTCGASFTTRSTVAGGNIRADVCSECHPFYTGKQKIMDTGGRVARFEARFGKAAAAKK; translated from the coding sequence TTGAAGCGCGACATCCACCCGGAGTACGTCGAGACCCAGGTCAGCTGCACCTGTGGCGCGTCGTTCACCACCCGTAGCACCGTTGCCGGCGGCAACATCCGCGCCGACGTGTGCTCCGAGTGCCACCCGTTCTACACGGGCAAGCAGAAGATCATGGACACGGGCGGCCGCGTGGCCCGCTTCGAGGCCCGCTTCGGCAAGGCCGCCGCTGCCAAGAAGTAG
- a CDS encoding LCP family protein, with protein sequence MADSNGTATAESGTRGIRATGRRRRAPSRRRRALTISLCALTSAVLLGGAGLGYVYFKLNGNLKGVDINAALGHDRPQNVDNGSMDILVMGSDSRAGKNGEYGKDEGGARSDTAMVVHVFKGHKKASVVSIPRDTLIKRPDCTKDGRNVPGAQRTMFNTAFEVGGPACAVKTVESISGIRMDHFIEVDFSGFKKLIDALGGVDITTSKAIDDNKSHLHLQPGKHTLDGEQSLGLVRTRHGVPGGDGSDLGRIQLQQTFLKALMNQVKNVGVLTNPTKLYDVADTATKAITTDTDLNSVSELTGLAKSLGSIGSNNIDMVTLPVAYDTANPDRVVPLTKHGKQVWDALRNDRDIPKSALKGSAGDTGGTSRYVK encoded by the coding sequence ATGGCGGACAGCAACGGGACCGCGACGGCCGAAAGCGGGACCCGCGGCATACGTGCCACGGGCCGCCGGCGCAGGGCGCCGAGCCGGCGCCGCAGGGCCCTGACGATCAGCCTGTGCGCGCTGACCAGCGCCGTACTGCTCGGTGGTGCCGGGCTCGGATACGTCTACTTCAAACTCAACGGCAATCTGAAGGGCGTCGACATCAACGCCGCCCTCGGCCACGACCGGCCGCAGAACGTCGACAACGGATCGATGGACATCCTCGTCATGGGGTCGGACTCGCGCGCCGGCAAGAACGGCGAGTACGGCAAGGACGAGGGCGGGGCGCGTTCCGACACCGCGATGGTCGTGCACGTCTTCAAGGGCCACAAGAAGGCCAGCGTCGTGAGCATCCCGCGCGACACCCTGATCAAGCGGCCCGACTGCACCAAGGACGGCCGGAACGTGCCCGGCGCGCAGCGGACGATGTTCAACACCGCCTTCGAGGTCGGCGGGCCGGCCTGCGCCGTCAAGACGGTCGAGTCGATCAGCGGCATCCGTATGGACCACTTCATCGAGGTCGACTTCTCCGGCTTCAAGAAGCTCATCGACGCGCTCGGCGGGGTGGACATCACCACCAGCAAGGCGATCGACGACAACAAGAGCCATCTGCACCTCCAGCCGGGCAAGCACACCCTCGACGGCGAGCAGTCCCTCGGCCTGGTGCGGACCCGGCACGGCGTCCCCGGCGGCGACGGCAGCGACCTCGGCCGCATCCAGCTGCAGCAGACGTTCCTCAAGGCCCTGATGAACCAGGTCAAGAACGTCGGGGTGCTCACCAACCCCACCAAGCTCTACGACGTCGCCGACACCGCCACCAAGGCCATCACCACCGACACCGACCTCAACTCGGTCAGCGAACTGACCGGGCTGGCCAAGAGCCTCGGCTCCATCGGGTCGAACAACATCGACATGGTGACGCTGCCGGTCGCCTACGACACCGCCAACCCCGACCGGGTGGTGCCGCTGACCAAGCACGGCAAGCAGGTCTGGGACGCGCTGCGCAACGACCGGGACATCCCCAAGTCCGCGCTCAAGGGCTCGGCCGGTGACACCGGCGGCACCAGCCGCTACGTGAAGTAG
- the rho gene encoding transcription termination factor Rho has protein sequence MSDTTDLMGARTDGSATTPATDAPAAPATTRRRRSGTGLDGMVLAELQQVASGLGIKGTARMRKSQLIEVIKERQAGGSGTAAKTDASTETKPKRRTTSKARTGEDAAEPTAKAEKAERAKAGKATDQSGAQQQIDIPGQPVSDEQPAGERRRRRATAAAGSPDTAGDLKTDTKVEAKTEVKAEAKTDTAVSPQETGEGRPGKAGERQDRGDRQDRGQKGDRGDRGDRRQRDRGDRRKGDAGDGGQGGQGGQRQGRDRRDDDDDFEGGRRGRRGRYRDRRGRRGGREDFGNEPQVSEDDVLIPVAGILDILDNYAFIRTSGYLPGPNDVYVSLAQVRKNGLRKGDHVTGAVRQPKDGERREKFNALVRLDTVNSVAPEQGRGRPEFGKLTPLYPQERLRLEGESGGLTTRIIDLVAPIGKGQRGLIVAPPKTGKTMIMQAVANAITRNNPECHLMVVLVDERPEEVTDMQRSVKGEVISSTFDRPAEDHTTVAELAIERAKRLVELGHDVVVLLDSITRLGRAYNLAAPASGRILSGGVDSTALYPPKKFFGAARNIEDGGSLTILATALVETGSRMDEVIFEEFKGTGNMELKLDRKLADKRIFPAVDVDASGTRKEEILMGSDELAIVWKLRRVLHALDQQQAIELLLDKMKQTKSNAEFLLQIQKTTPTAGNGND, from the coding sequence GTGAGCGACACCACCGATCTGATGGGCGCGCGCACCGACGGCAGTGCCACCACGCCCGCCACGGACGCTCCCGCCGCTCCTGCAACGACGCGGCGCCGCCGTTCCGGCACCGGCCTTGACGGCATGGTCCTGGCAGAGCTGCAGCAGGTCGCCTCCGGCCTCGGTATCAAGGGCACCGCGCGGATGCGCAAGAGCCAGCTGATCGAGGTCATCAAGGAGCGGCAGGCCGGAGGCTCGGGCACCGCCGCCAAGACCGACGCGTCCACCGAGACCAAGCCCAAGCGCCGCACGACCTCCAAGGCCCGCACCGGCGAGGACGCCGCCGAGCCCACCGCCAAGGCGGAGAAGGCCGAGCGCGCCAAGGCGGGCAAGGCCACGGACCAGTCCGGCGCCCAGCAGCAGATCGACATCCCCGGCCAGCCCGTCAGCGACGAGCAGCCGGCCGGCGAGCGCCGTCGGCGCCGGGCCACCGCCGCCGCGGGCAGCCCCGACACCGCCGGTGACCTCAAGACCGACACCAAGGTCGAGGCGAAGACCGAGGTCAAGGCCGAGGCCAAGACCGACACCGCGGTCTCCCCGCAGGAGACCGGCGAGGGCCGGCCGGGCAAGGCCGGCGAGCGCCAGGACCGCGGCGACCGCCAGGACCGCGGGCAGAAGGGCGACCGCGGAGACCGCGGCGACCGCCGCCAGCGCGACCGCGGCGACCGCCGCAAGGGTGACGCCGGCGACGGCGGCCAGGGTGGTCAGGGCGGCCAGCGCCAGGGCCGGGACCGCCGCGATGACGACGACGACTTCGAGGGCGGCCGGCGCGGCCGTCGCGGCCGCTACCGCGACCGCCGGGGCCGTCGCGGGGGCCGCGAGGACTTCGGCAACGAGCCGCAGGTCTCCGAGGACGACGTGCTGATCCCCGTCGCGGGCATCCTCGACATCCTCGACAACTACGCGTTCATCCGGACCTCCGGCTACCTGCCCGGTCCGAACGACGTCTACGTCTCGCTCGCCCAGGTCCGCAAGAACGGCCTGCGCAAGGGCGACCACGTCACCGGTGCGGTCCGCCAGCCCAAGGACGGCGAGCGGCGCGAGAAGTTCAACGCGCTGGTCCGCCTCGACACGGTCAACAGCGTGGCGCCCGAACAGGGCCGCGGACGGCCGGAGTTCGGGAAGCTGACGCCCCTCTACCCGCAGGAGCGACTGCGCCTGGAGGGTGAGTCGGGCGGCCTGACGACCCGGATCATCGACCTGGTCGCGCCGATCGGCAAGGGCCAGCGCGGTCTGATCGTGGCCCCGCCGAAGACCGGCAAGACCATGATCATGCAGGCGGTCGCCAACGCGATCACCCGCAACAACCCCGAGTGCCACCTGATGGTCGTCCTCGTCGACGAGCGTCCCGAAGAGGTCACCGACATGCAGCGGTCGGTCAAGGGCGAGGTCATCTCCTCGACCTTCGACCGCCCGGCCGAGGACCACACCACCGTCGCCGAGCTGGCCATCGAGCGCGCCAAGCGCCTGGTGGAACTGGGCCACGACGTGGTCGTCCTGCTGGACTCGATCACCCGTCTGGGCCGTGCGTACAACCTCGCCGCCCCGGCGTCGGGCCGCATCCTGTCCGGTGGTGTCGACTCCACGGCGCTCTACCCGCCGAAGAAGTTCTTCGGTGCGGCGCGCAACATCGAGGACGGCGGCTCGCTGACCATCCTGGCCACCGCGCTGGTCGAGACCGGCTCGCGGATGGACGAGGTGATCTTCGAGGAGTTCAAGGGCACCGGCAACATGGAGCTCAAGCTCGACCGGAAGCTCGCCGACAAGCGCATCTTCCCCGCGGTGGACGTGGACGCGTCCGGTACCCGTAAGGAAGAGATCCTGATGGGCAGCGACGAGCTGGCCATCGTCTGGAAGCTGCGCCGGGTGCTGCACGCCCTGGACCAGCAGCAGGCCATCGAGCTGCTGCTGGACAAGATGAAGCAGACGAAGTCCAACGCGGAGTTCCTGCTGCAGATCCAGAAGACGACGCCGACCGCGGGCAACGGCAACGACTGA
- the thrB gene encoding homoserine kinase, which produces MAGPAFRAAAVRVRTPATSANLGPGFDALGLSLGLYDDVVVRVADSGLHIDIAGEGADTLPRDESHLLVRSMRTAFDLLGGQPRGLEIVCANRIPHGRGLGSSSAAICAGIVAARAVTIGGEQKLDDDALLELATEIEGHPDNVAACLLGGFTLAWMDTGSARAIRMDPADSIVPVVFVPGKPVLTETARGLLPRTVPHVDAAANAGRAALLVEALTRRPELLLAATEDRLHQEYRAPAMPESVALVNRLRADGVPAVVSGAGPTVLALVENAAAEKVAALAGEGWAANRLTLDAAGACVLPLAG; this is translated from the coding sequence ATGGCCGGTCCCGCGTTCCGCGCCGCCGCCGTCCGGGTGCGCACCCCCGCAACCAGCGCCAATCTCGGTCCCGGCTTCGATGCCCTGGGTCTTTCCCTGGGCCTGTACGACGATGTCGTGGTGCGCGTCGCCGACTCCGGGCTGCACATCGACATCGCAGGTGAGGGCGCCGACACCCTGCCGCGCGACGAGAGCCACCTGCTCGTACGGTCGATGCGCACCGCCTTCGACCTGCTCGGCGGCCAGCCGCGTGGCCTGGAAATCGTCTGCGCCAACCGCATCCCGCACGGCCGCGGGCTGGGCTCCTCCTCGGCCGCCATCTGCGCGGGCATCGTCGCGGCCCGCGCCGTGACGATAGGCGGCGAGCAGAAGCTCGACGACGACGCGCTGCTGGAGCTGGCCACCGAGATCGAGGGTCACCCCGACAACGTCGCCGCCTGTCTGCTCGGCGGCTTCACGCTCGCCTGGATGGACACCGGATCCGCCCGCGCGATCCGGATGGATCCTGCTGATTCCATCGTTCCGGTGGTCTTCGTGCCCGGAAAGCCGGTGCTCACCGAGACCGCCCGCGGACTGCTGCCGCGCACCGTCCCGCATGTGGACGCCGCGGCCAACGCCGGCCGCGCCGCACTGCTCGTCGAGGCCCTGACCAGGCGCCCCGAGCTGCTGCTCGCCGCGACCGAGGACCGACTCCACCAGGAATACCGCGCCCCCGCGATGCCGGAGAGCGTGGCCCTGGTGAACCGACTGCGTGCGGACGGCGTCCCCGCGGTCGTGTCCGGTGCGGGCCCCACGGTGCTCGCACTGGTCGAGAACGCGGCGGCCGAGAAGGTCGCGGCGCTGGCGGGAGAGGGGTGGGCGGCCAACCGGCTGACCCTCGACGCGGCAGGCGCCTGTGTCCTGCCGCTCGCCGGGTGA